CTTCCGGAGCATAAAGCATTCCTAAAATAACTCCTGCAGCAGCTCCTGCAAGAAGTCCTGCTAAAATTCCAGCTGTATTGTTTCCTTTTCTAGACATTTCTTGTTTTTTTAATAGTTAATAAATTAGTTTTTACGATAAAAATAATTACAATTAACATACCAAAGGAAGGAAAAAGGCTATTAAAAATTGTTAAATCTTCTGAATATAAGCCAGTATACTTTCTATGGTCTGTTCTTTAGTAAGAAGACTGTTGTCTATGACAATGGCATCATCGGCCTGCCTTAATGGCGCAATTTCTCTTTCACTGTCTATTCTGTCACGTTCAATCAGATTGTCTTTTACCTGCTGCTCTTCAGCCTGTATTCCTAATCCTATAAGTTCCTGATATCTTCTTTTAGTTCTTTCTTCTATACTTGCTGTAAGAAAAAATTTGTAATCTGCATTGGGAAGAACCACCGTTCCTATATCTCTTCCATCCATAATAACTCCCCCTTTTTCAGCTAAGGAACGCTGAGATTGTAACAGAAAATCTCTGACTTCTTTCTGTTTTGCCACCAAGCTTACATTATCTGAGACTTCATTGGTTCTAATCGGTTTGGAAATATCAATATGATTAAGAAAAAGAACAAGTTCAGTTCCTACATTTTTAAATTCCAATTCAATCTGATCAAACGAAGAAAAGAGCTCGTTCAAATTGATTGTTCCATCTTCATTAAGGCAATTCTGAAGAGCAAACCAGGTTACTCCTCTGTAAAGGGCTCCCGTATCTAAGTGAATCAGTCCAAGTCGTTCAGCAATAACTTTGGATATTGAACTTTTTCCGGTAGATGAGTACCCATCAATTGCGATTACAGGTTTTTTCATACCGCAAATTTCAAGAAATTTTCTTAAAAAGCAAGAAACCCTAAGAGATTTTCTTAGGGTTTCTTCATATTTATATTTAAAATTTCGAATGCTGATTAATATCCGGCATGGCTTGTAAGGTCTACAGAAATTCCTATCTGATTGACATTAGAAGAGTTGTGGTATCTCACATGAGCGTAATCAATCCTGAATCTTGAAAGCTTAATTCCGAAACCACCTGAAAGACCGGAAAAGTTTCTCTGATCGGCAACGGCCAATTCGTTCCCTCTTTTTACATTATATCCTAATCTTATATTGAAGCTTTTTTCCGGGAAAAGTTCAGCTCCGATAGAAAAGTGATCGGCAATCTTTCTTCCGATATTTACTTCCTGGCCGTCTACATTATATTGAGAAGAGATATCAAACTGCTGGATGTCATGAGCCGTAATCGTAACTGCTAAAGGAATCGTCTTTAAAATCCTTGTATATCCTAAATCTATTCTGAAAGGGAGATTTTCTCTTGTTCCATTAAATGATTTGAACTGATATCCGAAATTTCTCGCCACCGCAGATACGGTTTCTTTGCTTTTTTTATTGTGATACGTAATTCCTGCCGTTCCTGAAATGGCAGAAGAGGTGTAATTATCAATTTTTGAAGTGATAAAATTTAGCCCACCTCCAATCGTCCAGTCTTCTTCAAACTGATAAGCATATCCTGCTCCAATTGCTATATCTGAAGCTGAAAACTCACCATTTTCAAAACCGCTTTCATCTGTTCTGGGAATATTGCCATAACTCATATAACGGGCATTGATAGTAGCCATATGACCATTCTCAAAATCTTTGGCGTAGGCAATGGTTCCATATTTTGAATCAGCAAGATAAGCTGCTCCGTTCACGGAAAGTTGTTGATCTGAATCTTTATTGAGTAATGCCGGATTTGCTATTGCAAAGGAAACATCATAATCTCTTATCGTAATTGCATCTCCTCCCAAAGCTGCTTGTCTGGCAGATACAGGAATATTTAAGAATGGATAAACATTTGTTCCTGTTTGTGCATAAGAAACAATTCCTGACAGAAATAATGAAAAAATGATAACTTTCTTCAATTCAATTTATAATTAATGCAAAAATAATTCTTTTTCGTATGTATCAAAATATTTAGAACATTATTTACACCTAAATATTTTTCTTTTTGCAATATTTTTAATGATTATATTTGCACCATCAAATTTAAAAGAATTTGGTTCTAAAATAAACTCTTAAAAATAAAAGATGAAATATAAAAGAATCCTTCTAAAACTTAGCGGTGAAGCCTTAATGGGAAACAGACAATATGGTATTGATAATGAAAGGCTGCAGGAGTATGCTTCGGAGATCAAAAAAGTGGTTGAT
Above is a genomic segment from Chryseobacterium geocarposphaerae containing:
- the porQ gene encoding type IX secretion system protein PorQ, with amino-acid sequence MKKVIIFSLFLSGIVSYAQTGTNVYPFLNIPVSARQAALGGDAITIRDYDVSFAIANPALLNKDSDQQLSVNGAAYLADSKYGTIAYAKDFENGHMATINARYMSYGNIPRTDESGFENGEFSASDIAIGAGYAYQFEEDWTIGGGLNFITSKIDNYTSSAISGTAGITYHNKKSKETVSAVARNFGYQFKSFNGTRENLPFRIDLGYTRILKTIPLAVTITAHDIQQFDISSQYNVDGQEVNIGRKIADHFSIGAELFPEKSFNIRLGYNVKRGNELAVADQRNFSGLSGGFGIKLSRFRIDYAHVRYHNSSNVNQIGISVDLTSHAGY
- the cmk gene encoding (d)CMP kinase, with the translated sequence MKKPVIAIDGYSSTGKSSISKVIAERLGLIHLDTGALYRGVTWFALQNCLNEDGTINLNELFSSFDQIELEFKNVGTELVLFLNHIDISKPIRTNEVSDNVSLVAKQKEVRDFLLQSQRSLAEKGGVIMDGRDIGTVVLPNADYKFFLTASIEERTKRRYQELIGLGIQAEEQQVKDNLIERDRIDSEREIAPLRQADDAIVIDNSLLTKEQTIESILAYIQKI